From a region of the Rhipicephalus microplus isolate Deutch F79 chromosome X, USDA_Rmic, whole genome shotgun sequence genome:
- the LOC119175576 gene encoding uncharacterized protein LOC119175576 yields MKAIGLIATLAVVLTFASAGYLGGYGGLGYGGLGFGGGYGLGYGGYGLGYGGYGGYGGYGGYGGYGGYGGYGGYGGYGGYGGYGGYGGYGYKG; encoded by the exons ATGAAGGCCATT GGTCTCATCGCTACCCTAGCAGTCGTCCTCACCTTCGCAAGCGCAGGCTATCTGGGAGGCTACGGTGGACTCGGTTATGGTGGCCTCGGCTTCGGTGGCGGCTATGGTTTGGGCTACGGCGGCTACGGCTTGGGCTATGGCGGCTACGGTGGTTACGGCGGTTACGGTGGCTATGGAGGTTACGGTGGTTATGGCGGTTACGGTGGCTACGGTGGCTACGGTGGCTACGGCGGCTACGGCGGCTACGGCGGCTATGGCTACAAGGGTTAA